From the genome of Ictalurus punctatus breed USDA103 chromosome 5, Coco_2.0, whole genome shotgun sequence:
atcgcaggCTGCGTGAAGGGACAGAACCTCAAGGAGAGTATTGAGGTAGGAGGTGTTGTTCCATAGACAATCTATGAACATCTATGGAAACACTCCCCTTTCTGAGCTAATGTGTCTAATcctgtagctagtctctggtcTGATAATCTGCCAACAAAAAGATCTGCTACACGAATCGCACCAGCTTGTGTTTAGAAACCTATCATAGCTGAACTACTAAAGATACAATCATACATTACCGGGCTCTGTTGTTTGGTATGTGGAAATACTTGACACGAAAACTGCACTACCAGTTTTCTACTAAGTCGAGGTAAAAGGTCTCAAGACGTACAAACACTGACCATTACCATTGCTCTCCGTGCTGCTGAAAGTCTCCTCTTCTTGCTGGTCGTTTTCCGTGTCCATTATTTAATTGTACTGGAGATCCTCGCTGGGCTTAGTAAATCTGAGGGTtaaaagaaacacagagagaaacgTAATTTACAGCCTAATCTAAAAAAGTTTGACCAAAAGAAAACTAGAGTGAGATTCGAGAGGACATGAGCTCACATTTAAGCTACTGagctttaaaagaaaacaatctGCATCAACATGAATTgatttaattataatatttttacagATTTGGCTCTGGTTCTGAAGAGAAATCAACTAAactttaaaagacaaaaaaattgcTCTTTAAATGTTGTTAATCAAACCGACATCTTTTCTTTGGCTTGCAAACACACCAAAGCCACAAACATAGCAACAAGGATTACACAACACAAGCTGGCCAATTATTAAACAAGGAAGCGGTGTAGAGAGTGTTTAGGTTGCTAAGTGTTAAGGTTTACTCTGAAAAACAATCATTATACCAGGAAAAATCTCAGAGATGTCATCAAAATTAAAATTTAATCCACGCATTTGactgtctttttttctgttgtagCGAATGTAAGTGTTTTATAAGCATAGCGCGAGCTCGGCTAATCTCACTCAGCTGCATTAACGAACATTCACACTAAAGCATTCATGCTAGCTAATTTAATAAGAACaaagtaaacagtagtaaaatccGCCGTATGAAACCATAAACACGTTGGCCTTTTACAAACTGCTCTTTTCAATCTCGTTTATCGAGCCGTAATAAATACCAAGCATTcaaaacacaaactagcattagcAAACTAGCTAGCGTTCCTAGCTAACGTTACCTAATTAACAATAGATAACCCGAGCTAGcgagctagctggctaacttcCGCCTATTAGGAATCTTCTCGAATTAAACGAATTTAGACTCACGCGGTGGTTTATTGTCTGGCCTGATTTTGTATATAAACCTGAAGTATTAAATTATATCCATACATGTATAGTAAAAGCTAAATATTTCTCCCATAAACGAAAATGAAACCCTCGGCAAAGCAGCTAGCTAGCCAAAAACACCGCGACTAGCATGAACGCTAACGTTTTCTCGTGAACTAGAATGAGACTCAAATAAAGTCAAATGCGTAGAAAAACCGTGCACATCGATCaacaaatatttcagtatatttaaaataaaaaatatgctaTTTTgctttgttattgttgttttgttttttgttttttccactcACACCAGGAAACAGCAACCAACCTTAAATCTATCGTCCAGAGTCCTCCTCCCCTAATAACaccgcgcgcgcacacacacacctagggaAAACCCGCCTTGGCGTAGACCAATGAAAGCACAGCCCTCCAAATGAGAAGCGCTCTGATAGGGCTAAAGCGCGGGAGACTAAATGCTCATTAGACAAAGTAGCCGTCAATCTTAAACATCCCGCCCATTTAATTCTCAGCATGGTTGTTAGACTGGGGCTGTATTGAAGTTAGAAGCTGCTTGGTAATATCTATAGAAATATGGAAATGCAATATATTAGATAACATttagcaaaaatatatatatttaggcAGTGCTGGGAAACTGTTTGAAACATAGCTGCTGAAGTTGTTCTACTTGTCTATTTTtgtgagtatttaaaaaatatatatatctactCTGAGAAATAGAGTTAGTTAACTGGTTATCTAATGCTAATTGCTAATTGCACTTCTGTAAATGCTTCACTTTATCAAGATAACTTTATGGTTGATTTTTCGATTTGAATTTATTAGATCTGAAATAACTGAGGGTAATCTGAGAGAGTCATATACATTTgaaatgtgcatgtgtattCTATATTGACATAATGTAAACATAGGCAGATTGGTTAAAATGAAAGCTTCAGCAGTTAGTCAATGATGATATCTGTACAGTCTAGGAAATGACCATGGTTGAAGCATTGCATAAACTTCAAACCTTCTTTCTTCATGTTTttagaaacctttttttttttttttttttccctccatatTAAGAAAATCATCATTGGCTGCTGAATGTCACATGTCTGGAGTCAGAACAGTGTTTTATGACTGTTAAGCCGGCTTTATACTATGATTTCGATGAAAAAACAAGACAGCAAAATTCCTTGGTCATGAGTTGAGGTTGGCGATTGTAGGACACATAACGTGATGTGCTCACCAAAAGACAGTCGATGATAATTTTAAGAGTGTGAGCACTACTATGATGCTTGCTAATAGGAGGATGGGATAGGATTGCGCGAAACATACGGGACAGCTACAAATACTACTGAATGAAACATGCTAGTGCACAGAAGAATATCCTAAATACCTCAAGCTCACTTTGAAGAATATTTGATTGATGACATAAGCAGTATGTactcattttctttaatcagaGGTCTATCGTTGGAGGATCTTCGTCGTATGTTCTTACAAGGAGAATACATTATCTCAGCTCCAAATTTAATGGGATCATCTCGTACAGGGTCTACACACAGTCTAAAATGGGCTTTATTGAATCATTTAGTGATTTAGTAATTTACTTCCTATTTGTTTAGAACTGAGAGCTGCGTCAGTGAACAGGAAGAGGATGCCAGTGGACGGTGGTACCCAGGCCACCCAGGCCTGGCTGCGCTCCACATGGCACATCCAGGTGCCCCAGGCATGGCTGGATGCCTGTGTTGAATGGGTAACGGAGGAGGCAGGTGGCATGGCCTTGCCTCAAGCCCAGCTAAACCAACAAGTTCTGGACCAGTGGCTTCTTACAGACCTCCGTGACTTGGCTCATCCCGTCCTGCCTGCTGGCATTTCTGAGGCCGAAAAGATGGAACTGAATGGCTGCTACTGCCTCCAGGTGGACTCGCTCTTGGATGTTAGCCAGCCGGCCTATTCCCAGCTCCAGCGTGTCCGCGGCTCTCGTTGCTCCAATGATGAAGTCACAGCCGTGACGCAGGCCACCCAGAAACCATGGGAGGCGAAGCCGACTCGAATGCTGATGCTGCAGCTCACTGACGGTGTTCAGAACCTGGAGGGCATAGAGTACCGACCTGTTCCAGCTCTCAGTGCCAACCTGCCCCCAGGCACAAAGCTGCAGGTGGTGGGAATGGTGATGGTACGTCTGGGGGTGGTGCTGCTCAAACCGGAGAATGTGAAGGTTCTTGGTGGAGAAGTAGAGGAGCTGATGGAGGTACATTCTCAGAGCAGGGTGCTCTACAGAACCTTAGGGTTGCCTGAGGAAAACCATCAGCAAGAAGCAGAAGATCAAGAGGTCAGGCAAGGAGCAAGAATCGAGGGAACCCTGGACAGCGGATATGAGAGCATTCAAAGCAGCCTGAACTTGcaaatgatcagcagaaatgaGCCTAGTCATTTAGAGAACTCTAGATTAAGCACCCTCGAAGCGGCACCCATTTCTAGACAGAGTGGGACAGATGTAACCAATATTCCAGACGAGGACTTTGATAACATTCCGGATGATTTCATGGATTATCCAGAGGACATTGGCAGCAATTGGCAAGAAGACTCTAACCATGGGCTAGACGACTGGGGCAACAATCCAGATGACTTCAGTAATGGTCCAGAGGACTTTGATGACATTCCAATGGAGGAATTGGATGACCTATTGTCACCTACCGATTCTGAAATCCTACCTAGCAGTAGACCTGTGGAAAATGGAGGAACACAACAACAGGATGTTTCAAGTTCTGACTACGTACAAACAGATGGTCAATTCAACCAACCCCAAGCATCAAATCATCTTCGTTTACCCTCCAAAGCTCACCTCACTGAGGCAAATCCAGTTGAAGTTATTGAAGTTGATGCAGATGACTACTTCTCCCCTTCCCCAGAACCAAAGATAGCCAGATATGAGTCCAGATTGCAGGTTCCTGCAAACAACTACAGCAAAAAAGCTGACACAACA
Proteins encoded in this window:
- the rmi1 gene encoding recQ-mediated genome instability protein 1; translation: MPVDGGTQATQAWLRSTWHIQVPQAWLDACVEWVTEEAGGMALPQAQLNQQVLDQWLLTDLRDLAHPVLPAGISEAEKMELNGCYCLQVDSLLDVSQPAYSQLQRVRGSRCSNDEVTAVTQATQKPWEAKPTRMLMLQLTDGVQNLEGIEYRPVPALSANLPPGTKLQVVGMVMVRLGVVLLKPENVKVLGGEVEELMEVHSQSRVLYRTLGLPEENHQQEAEDQEVRQGARIEGTLDSGYESIQSSLNLQMISRNEPSHLENSRLSTLEAAPISRQSGTDVTNIPDEDFDNIPDDFMDYPEDIGSNWQEDSNHGLDDWGNNPDDFSNGPEDFDDIPMEELDDLLSPTDSEILPSSRPVENGGTQQQDVSSSDYVQTDGQFNQPQASNHLRLPSKAHLTEANPVEVIEVDADDYFSPSPEPKIARYESRLQVPANNYSKKADTTILNQSRPSNRLSLSSSIPLSEANPIEVIEIDSDDNSSSSPGKKMARYEPKSQVPANNCSKKADTSILNYLCILKAGVWPPHSTQVVRLHAFIVTLLGSLRSSGGEWKVRATISDGTGYLDVDLSDSLLANLIGFSAAESKVLRKDPAKRGVVDAGLQNCQRELVDMCCVMSVQVDPNGTGMVLGADPLTDRECCEIQKRVTDRRS